Proteins from one Gibbsiella quercinecans genomic window:
- the mug gene encoding G/U mismatch-specific DNA glycosylase, with protein sequence MITDILANNLRVVFCGINPGLSTAHHGYHFANANNRFWKVIHLAGFTERQLAPEEEMHLLDTGCGITMLVERPTVEASELARNELRTGGEALKAKMLQYQPQALAVLGKQAFSSAFGVRQVPWGRQALTIGKTEVWVLPNPSGLNRATLEQLSESYRQLATALESRQ encoded by the coding sequence ATGATTACCGATATTCTGGCGAACAACCTGCGCGTGGTGTTTTGCGGCATTAACCCCGGCCTTTCTACGGCACACCACGGTTACCACTTTGCTAATGCTAATAATCGGTTCTGGAAGGTGATTCACCTGGCCGGTTTTACCGAGCGGCAGCTGGCGCCGGAAGAGGAAATGCACCTGTTGGACACCGGCTGCGGCATTACTATGCTGGTGGAACGCCCGACGGTGGAAGCCAGTGAACTGGCGCGCAACGAGCTGCGTACCGGCGGCGAGGCGCTAAAGGCCAAGATGTTGCAGTATCAGCCGCAGGCGTTGGCAGTGTTGGGCAAACAGGCGTTCAGCAGTGCCTTTGGCGTCCGTCAGGTGCCCTGGGGGCGCCAGGCGCTGACGATAGGCAAAACCGAGGTCTGGGTATTGCCGAACCCCAGCGGGCTTAACCGCGCCACGCTGGAGCAGCTTAGCGAAAGTTATCGCCAACTGGCCACCGCGCTGGAAAGCCGGCAATAA